The DNA sequence GCGGGGGGCGGGAGTTGGGGCCGCGGGGCGGGGTCGCGGGGGCTGCGGGTGGCTGAAAGTGGAAGGTAGTCATCCGTCGCGGCGCGGGTGGCCGTTTCCCGCCCCCCGGGGGCTCCGCCCCCGCGCGGGCTGCGGTGCCCCCGGCCCCCGGGCTGTCTCCGCCGCCCCCCGGGGGGGGCGCCCCCCGGGGGGCGGTGTCCCCGGCCCTCGGGCTGTCTGGCCCCCGGGTCCGTCTGTGTCTTCAGGTTTGACGCCGCGTCGGCGCCCGTCCCCGGCGCCTCCCTGTCCCCGGGCGTCTCCGCTCCCCCTCCCTTCCCCGGGGGGCGGCCGTCCCCCCTCGGCTGCCCCTGCGCTCGGGGCTGACGATGCCCGGCGCTTCAGTGCCGGGCACCCTCCCGCCTTCCCGCCTTCCCGGCCTCCGGGGCTTCCCGGCCTCCGGGGCTTCCCGGCCTCCGGGGCTTCCCGGCCTCCGGGGCTTCCCGGCCTCCGGGGCTTCCCGGCCTCCGGGGCCTCCTGGGCGTCGTCGGCCCTTCGGGCGTCTGTGTTCTCCGGGTTGACGGTGTGTTAGTGCTTGGTGCCCGGCGTCTCCCCCGGGGGGGGCTTCGGCCCGGCTGTTTCCTCTTCGGGGGTCTTCGCCTCCGGGCTGGCGGTGCCTCTGGCTCTGCGGCCGTTTCTGTCTTCAGGGCTGACGGTGTCCGGTGCCCGGCGTCTTCCCATCCCGGGCCGGCTCCGCCCTCCGGGCCGGCTCCGCCCCCTCCGGGGGGTCTCCGGCTCTCTGGCCGTCTCCGCTTCCCGGCTGTCTCCGGTTCTCCGGGCTGGCGGTGCCCAGTGCTTCGGTGGCCGGTGTCTCGGGGGCTGTCTCTGTCTTCCGGGCGGGCTGATGGTGCCCGGCCTCTCTCCGGCCTCTCTCCGGCATCTCTCCGGCGTCTTCGGCTCTCAGGGCTGATGCTGCGTTGGTGCCCGGTGTCTCCTTGTCCCCGGCTGTGTTCGCTTCCTGCTGCCTGTGTTCTTCCGGGTTGGCGGTGCCCGGGTCTTGGGTGGTCGGTGGTTCTCTGGTCTCTGGGTGTCTGCGGAGCCGCCCCGTGTTCTCCGGGGCGCCGCCCTGTCGTTCGGGTCTGTGCCGTTCGGGCTGATGTGGTCTGGTGTCCCTGGCCGTTCTTGTTCCCCGGGTCTTGGGGCGGGTGCAGTGTTTGGTGCCCGGTATCTCCTCGCTGCCTGGGGGTCTTTGCCTCGGCCGTTCGCCTCGGGGAGGTGTGTCTGCGTCTCTGGGCTGGCTGCCGGTGTTCCCGGCTCTCAGGCCGTTTCTGTCTTGAGGGCTGACGCTGTGCCGGCTCCCGGCTCCCGGCTTCCGGCTTCCGGCTTCCGGCTTCTGGCTTCTGGCTTCTGGTGTCTTCCCGTCGGCGGGCCGGCTCGGCTCCTGGCCGGTCCGGGTCTGTGGGTGTCTGTGGTTGCTCCGGGTGGTTTCGTTCTGCGGGGTGGTGTGGGTGTGGGGTGGGTGGGGTGGTCTGGTTTCTGGTGTGGGTGGTGGGTCGGGTCTGGTGCTTGGGTCGGGGGCGGTGTGCGGGAGGGGTTGGTGGGGGTGTTCAGGTGGTGTGGTGTGGGGTGAGGGGGGTGATGCCGAGGTCTTTGCGCATGAGTGTGCGCATGTGGGCGGCTGCTGTGGCGCGTGTTTGCCAGTGTGTGTGGTCTTCGGGGCTGCTGACGGGGGTGCCGTTGATGTAGCTGTCGCGGATGTTTCGCAGGCAGTGGAAGACGGTGTCGGCGGCGTGGATGACGGGTTCGGGTGCGGTGAGCCAGAGGCGTTCGGATGCGGTGGCGATGTCGGAGGTGCGGAAGGCTTCGTTGAGGGCGTGTGCCCGGTGGCCGGGGGAGGGGTGTTCTTGTGCGGCCAGGGCGCGCAGGGTTTCGCCGAGGACTTTGACGGTGGTGGTGTACTGCGTGTAGGTGTCGAGCCGTAGCCGGAGGGCGTCTTTGGCGTCTTCGTGTTTCCAGCGGCTGCGCTCGGCGAGGAGGGTGGCGATGATGCCGATCGCGGCTCCGGTCAGGGTGGAGAGCAGGGGCAGCCAGTCCATGCGGGTCAGCTTGCGCGCTGTTGTGGCGGGTGCGCCAGAGGGGCTTCGGGGCGGGAGGGGTGCGGGCGGGCCAACGTTCTTGTCGGTGCGGGCGGCCGGCTGGGGGTGAAGGGCGCGGCCCCGGCCCTGTCCAGGGGGCCGGGCCGGGGTGGTGCGGAGGGCCGTGGTGCCGGGGCGGGCTGCCGTGGCCCCGGTCTCGTTGCCCGGCCGTGCTGCCCCAGCGGTCTCGTGGCCCGGTGGTGCTGCCGGTGCCTGCGCCGGTGGTCGGGCTGTCGGCCTGGCCGTGTCTGGTGGTTGGTGTGCCGCGCGTGCTGCGGGTGGTGTGGCGTCCGGGCGGCTTCGTTGGGGCCGGCTGGCTGCCGGTCCGGGTGTGTTGCCGGCGGATGCGTGGCGGGCGGGCGGGTGGGTGGCGGGTGCGGAGACGGGCCGTTGCTCCCGGGCCGGGCGCCGGTGCGCGGTGGCCGGTGGCGTGGCTGCCGCGGGGTGAGCGGCGCGGTTGCGTCCGGGTTCCGGGCCGGAGGGCCGTGGCTCTGTGTGCCGGAGGGGTACGGCACCGGGCGGGGCGTCTGGAGCCGGCTGCGGAGACGGGGCGCCGAGGGTGCCTGGGGCGGGTGTTCACCGTGCTGGTGCGGACGGGGCCTGAACGGGGGTGTCGCGGTGGACTCCACGCGGGTGCGGGTGCGGGTGCGGGTGCGGGTGGGGTGGAGGTGGGGTCTGGATTGGTGGTGGGGGTGTTGGGTTGGGCAGGATGGGGGGATGACTGAGATCCGTACTCCCCGTCTCCTGCTGCGTGGCTGGCAGGACGATGACCTTGTGCCGATGGCGGACATTCATGCGGACCTGCGGGTCATGCGCTGGATCGGGGACGGTTCGGTGCGGGACCTGGAGCGTACGGCCGAGGACATCGAGCGGTGGGAGCAGGAGTGGGACGAGGAGGGTTTCGGGCTCTTCGCCGTCGAGCTGCTGGCCTCGGGTGAGCTGATCGGTTTTGCGGGGCTGTCCGTGCCCGAGGCGCTGGCGCAGGTGCTGCCCGGGGTGGCGGTGGGCTGGCGGATCGGCTCGCAGTTCTGGGGGCAGGGGTATGCCTCCGAGGCCGCCCATGCCACGCTGGAGTTCGCCCTGCAGGACCGGGGTCTGGACCGTGTGATCAGTGTCAGCCGGGTGGGGGACAGCGCTTCGGAGAACGTCATCCGCAAGCTCGGGATGGTGCCCGAGCGGGAGATGGCGCACCCGGTGTACGGCTATCCGGTGCGGGTGCACGGCATCGACCTCACCGAGTTCCAGGCGTGAGCCGGCCCGGCCGCCGGCCGCCACAAGACCCTGACCCCTGCCCCTGGCTTCTGGCTCCTGTTCCTGCGTCCCCCGGGGGGCGTCGGCCGCGGCACCATCCGCCGCCTGCGGGCGGCGGATGGTGCCTTTTCCCTGACGGGCCGACGGGCTGGCGGGCTGGCGGGCTGTCGCCGGTCTTCGCTTTCGCGGGACTGCGGCCGCTGCCGGGGTGCGGGGCGCTCCTGTCGGGGCCGGTACCGAGCGGGCGCGCGGGGCGGGGCGTGCGGTGATTCGGTGCGGCGGAAGTCCTCGGGGCCGTGGCTGTGTGGTTCGGCGGGAGGGGTGTTCTCTTTCCGGTTCCGGTTTTTCCGGGGTGCGGTCACCGTCCACCGGGTGCGGCGGTGTGCCGGTGGTCCGCCGCGGGCCGGGCGTGGGTCCGGGTCCGTCGGTGAGCGGGGGCCGGTGGCCAACTGCCGGGCCGGGGCGTGAGGGGAAACCGGCGGAATGCCCCGGGCTCGCTCGGGTTCCCCATTCGGTTGCTGTCGAACAACGAGGAACGGGCCGCCCGCTCATGCAGGGCGCGGGCCGTGCCGGGGGCCAGGGGCGCCTGCGGCGGCGCTGCGCGCTGAGCTTCGCTCACCCTGGACAACTCGCCCCGCCCTATCGGGCGGCCGCTCCGCTGCGGCACTCCACCACGGGCCGGCTGGCTCAGGGCGGGGAACCCAGATGAGCAGGTCTGACCTACCCCTTAGCAGGGGTGGGGATTTCAGGGATTCCCGTCGTGCCGGGGACGGGCGGCGTTCCGGCAGGCCGGGTCGCCCCCCCGGGGGGGGAGGTTGCTGGAGTCCGGGCGGGTCTGGTTCCGGTTCTGTCCGGCTCGCGGGGCGGGGCGGGGGCGGGGCGGGGGTGTCGGTGGCCGGGTGTTGCTGTGGCTGCGGCGGTGGGTCGGCGTCCGGGTGCGGTGTCCGTGCCGGTGTCTTCGGGCGGGTGGCCGGTTTGCGCAGTACGGGGCGGCGGGGCCCGGGTCGGGCCGGGTCCGGCGGCGGGTTCCAGGGGCGCGGGGCCGGATGCCGGTGGCTCGTGGCGGTGTGCCGGCTGCGGCCGCGGGGCCGGTGGCCCGGCGGAGGCGTACGGCAGCGGCCTGAAGATGCTGCCCGTCCCGGCGCACGGCCCGCTCATACTGCCCCCGCATCCGGCCGCTCACCGGGGAAAGCAGCCATCGCACCGGGCTGCTCACCCGGGAGGCCGCCGCCGCGTCCGGTCGCTTGCCCGGGAAGGCTGCTGGCTGTGTCCCGGCCGCTCCCCGGGGGAGGCGGTGGCCGTGTCCGGTGCTGTGCCCGTCAGCGCATGTGCCTGTCCGGGCAGGCCTGTTGCGGGTTCTTCGGGGTGCGGGCGGTGGCCTGCTCTGCCCGGACCGGTCCTGGCGGGGCCGGTGGTGCCGCCGCGCGCGGCTGCCTGCGGGGCTTGGGGATGCGCTGGCGCGGGCCGCGGGCTGTGCTGTGCGGGTCCGGCCGGGCGCGGCCTGTTGTCTGCAACTGTGCGGCCTGGCCGCCTGTTGTGCCGGTGGTCTCGTCGTGCCGGACTGCTGTTCCGTGGAGTCGGCCCGCCCGGTGCCGGGGGCGGGGTGTGGGCCGTCCGGGGTGTCTGGGGGGTGTTGATCGTGCCGGGGTGTTGGCGTGATCCGGCGGGGCCGGGTGGCGGGCCGGGGGTAGGTGTCCGGGGTGGGTTTGGGTGGGGTTGGCGGCCTGGTGCGGGGCGGGGCGGGGCGTAAAATAACGGCCGTTCGTTTTGTGGCGAGGAAGGGCAGGGACGCTCGATGGTGGAGCCCAAGCAGGAGCGTGCTGTGAAGACCCGGGATGACATTCTGCGGGCGGCGGCGCTGGCTTTCGACGAGCTGGGGTACCGGGGGCGAGTATGCGGGAGATCATGCGGCGGCGGGGGTGACGCTGGGGGCCGTCTACTTCCATTTCGAGAACAAGGAGGCGCTGGCGCGTGCGGTGATCCGCGCGCAGCCGGAGGTGATGGTGCCGCGGGTGCATTCGCAGGGGCTGCAGCGGCTGGTGGACCTGTCGCTGGTGTGGGCGCATCAGTTGAATGTGAATCCGCTGCTGCGGGCGGGTGTGCGGCTGGCGGTGGAGCAGCGCAGCCACGGGATCGAGGACGACACGTCGTTCTACGAGTGGGAGAAGATTTTCCAGGGCTGGCTGGAAGTGGCGCGCGAGCAGGGGAGCTGGCGCCGGGGTGGAGCCCGAGGTGGTGGCGGAGTTCGTGGTCGGGGCGATGACGGGGACGCAGCAGCACGCGCATCTGACCGGGACGACGGCGTCGCTGCCGCAGCGGATCGTGCACATGTGGCAGCTGCTGCTGCCGGGCATCGCGTGCGCGCAGGCCGCGGCCGCGATCGATCTGGATCCCGGCCGGGGCCAGTAGCCGACAAAAGAGGGGGCGGGGTGTCGTTACCGGCAGGGGCGTTCACAGCCCGGGCGAGACGGACGACAAGACGGACGGGCCGGGCCGCGCGGGCCGGGCCGGTCGTGCCCAGCGCGCGGGCCAGGCGGATGCCGTGGGCGGTGCGGGCCGTGAGGGGAGTACGGACCGTGCCGCCCGCGCGGACCTCGGTGCCCGCGCGGACCTCGCCGGCCGTAGAGGCGGCCGTGCGGGCGGTGCCGGTGGCGGCGACCGCGTGGGTGGTACGGGGGGTGCCGAGGGGTGAGCGGCGCGTTCGGCCCGGCCAGTGCGGCCAGTGCGGCCAGTGCGGCCAGTGCGGCCAGCGCGGCCAGTGCGGCCAGTGCGGGTGGCGTGCGCGGTGCGGCCGGTGCGGGCGGGCGGGCGGGGCCGGGGGAGTTGACGGGGTATCGGGTGCGGGTGGTCCGGAGGGTGCAGGTGGCTGGCCGGGCGGTGCTGGTGGTGCGTGCGGGGCTGGCAGTGCGGGCCGTGCGGGTGGCGGGCGTGGTGGAGCTGGTACAGGCGGTGCGGGGGCTGTCGGTGCCGTCGCCCGTACGGGGAGTGCGGTCACTGCCGGCCGCGAGGTCGGGCGGGACGGTCCGGGTGGTGTGGACAGTAGCTGCGGCACCGGCCCTGCGGGTGGGGCGGCCGGCGCGGGATGTGTGCGTGGCGGGGCCGGCGGAGGCGGCAGCGGCCGTACCGGTGGCGGGGCGGTACTGGTGGTGCGGGGAGACGGGCAGCGGGTGTGGTGCGGGCGGCGCGGATGCCTCATGTGATGTGGGAGTACGGGTGTTGCGGGCGGTGCGGGGGGCGGGTGTGGTGATGGCGGTGCGTGTGCGGCAGCCGGTGCGGGTGGCCCGCGCGGCGAGGACGGCGGGGCCGGTACCGGCTGCGCGGTCGGTGCATGCGGTGCGGGCGGCGGGGCTTCGGGCGGCGCGCCGTACCCGGACTTGAGGGGCCGGGGCCCCACAGCGCCCATGTCGGCGTCCGCGCGGGGGGCCCGGAGCGCGGCGCGGGTGCCCCGGCGGTGGCGGGGGCACGGGCCGTAGGCGTACGGCAGTTGGCGCGGCGGGCGAGGGCGGTGCCGGGGGCGGGGGCAGTTGGGGCGGTGCGGGGGATACGGGCCGTATGTGTGCGGCAGCCGGTGCGGGCGCCAGGGGCGGCGCCGGTGGCGCGGGCGCCAGGGGAAGTGCTGGTAGTGCAGGTGGTGGGGGAGGTGTTGGTGGTGCGGGTGGCGGGAGCAGTGCAGGTGATGCAGGTGATGCAGGTGATGCGGGGGGTGTGGGCGGGATACGTGGAGCGGGCAGTGTGACCGCCTCCGACCCTGGCACCGCCTCCGGCACCGGCCCCGCCTCCAGCACTGGCCCTGGCCTCGGCACTGGCTCCGGCTCCCGTGCCGGAGGCGGAGGCGGGCGTGGGCGTGGGCGTGGTGGTGGGGGCGGTTCGGGTGGTGTGCGGGTGGTGGTGGCGGGGGCTTCGGGGACGGTGGGGCGGCTGGTGGTGGAGATGCTGGAGGCGCGGTATGAGGTGCGGGCGCTGACGCGTGATCCGCGGGCGGCGGCGCGGGCGGGGGTGGGGGGCGAGAAGGTACGGGCCGATTTCGCCGACCGGCGCTCGCTGGAGCGGGCGCTGGCGGGCGGGGACGCGCTGCTGCTGATCACCAGTGACCCGCTGCGCCCCGATCACGATGAGCGGGTGCTCCGGGCGGCGGTGCGGGCGGGGGTGGGGCATGTGGTGAAGCTGTCCGCGCTCGCGGTGACGGATCCCGGCGCGGGGGATGTGATCACGTGCTGGCAGCGGGCGTGCGAGGAGCGGCTGCGGGCGTGCGGTCTGCCGTGGACGCTGCTGCGGCCGCGGGCGTTCATGTCCAAGGCGCTTGGCTGGGCGCCGTCGGTCAGGCGCCAGGGGGTGGTGCGCGCGGTGTACGGGGCGTCGGTGAACGCGTGCGTGGATCCCGCGGATGTGGCGGCGGTGGCCGCGCGGGTGCTGACCGCGCCGGGCCATGCGGGGCGCTGTTACGAGCTGACCGGGCCGGGGCCGGTGTGCGCGCGGGAGCAGACGGCCGTGCTGGCGCGGGTGCTGGGGCGGCCGCTGCGGTTCGAGGAACTGGACGTGCAGGAAGCGTGGCGGCTGTGGCGCGCGCGGTATCCCGAACCGTATGCGCGGGCCCTGCTGGAGAGCGCCGAACGCCAGCGGGCCGGGGCGAAGGCGGGCGTGAGCCAGGCGGTGCGGCAGGTGACGGGCCGCGCACCGGCCGACTTCGCCGACTGGGCCCGGCGCCATGCCCGCTTCTTCCGCTAGCCCGGCCCCGGGCAGGGGGCCGGGCGCCCGCGCCCCGCCGCCCGGCGGGCACCGCTTCCCCTTCCGGGCCCGGGGACAGGGGCTTGCGGCCTGTGGCCTGTGGGGTCCGGGGGCGGGGAAAGGTTTCTGCTGCCGGTGTGCGGGATCCGCCCGCCCGGGGCGTCTGCGGCCGCCGGGCCCGGGTGCGCAGACACCCCGGCAGGCCGGCACACCAGTACGCCGGTGCACCAGCACGTCGGCACATCCGTACGTCGGCACGTCAGCAAGTCGGTACACCGGCACCGGCGTACCGGCACATCAGCACGCCGGTACGCCGGTGTGTCCGTGGGCCGGGGGGCCGGTGCGGGTGCGGGACTCATACGGGATCGGATCGGGGAGGGGTTTGCTGGTGAGGGATGTTCTGGGAGCGGGGCGGGGTCTGCTGGGCGGGGCGACGGTGATGATTACGGGTGCCTCGAGCGGGATCGGTGCGGCCGCGGCGCGGCTGTTCGCGGCGGAGGGGGCGGCGGTGGTGCTGATGGCGCGGCGTCAGGAGCGGCTGCGGGCGCTGGCCGGGGAGATCGAGGCGGGCGGCGGGCGGGCGCTGGCGGTGGCGGGGGACGTCACGGTCGCCGAGGACGCGGTGCGGGTGGTGAAGGAGGCGGTCAATGTCTTCGGGGGGCTGGACGCGGCGTTCAACAACGCGGGCTGGGCGACCGCGGGCACGCGGCTGCACGAGACGGACGACGAGGTGTTCGACCGGATCGTGGAGGTGAATCTGCGCGGGGCCTGGAACTGTCTGAAGGCGCAGGTCACGCAGATGCTCGCGGGCGGGCGCGGCGGTGCGATCGTCAATACCGCCAGTGTCGCGGGGGTGGTGGCCACCGGCGCGGCGGCGCCGTATGTGGCGGCCAAGCACGGGGTGATCGGCCTGACGCGGGCCGCGGCCGAGGAGTACGGGGGCCGGGGCATCCGGGTCAACGCGCTGGTGGTGGGCAGTACCCGTACCGAGCTGATGGACGATGTCCTGGCCCAGGCGCCCGCCCTGGAGGAGTCCTTCGTGGCCCGCTCCGCGCAGAAGCGCATGGCCCGCCCCGAGGAGGTGGCGCAGGCCGCGGCCTGGCTGTGCAGCGGCCGGGCCTCGTTCGTCACCGGGGCCGCGATGGCCGTCGACGGCGGCTGGACCGCCGCCTGACCCCACCCCCCGGCCCCCGCCCGGAGTGCCGCCCCCCGGGCGGGGGCCGGGGAGGGTCAGGCGGTGCGGGGCAGGGGCGGGGCGGCGGCGCTAGCCGGGGCGCACAGGCGGCTGTAGGCGTAGGCGGCCGAGACCAGGGTCATGTGGTGGTGCCAGCCGGGGTAGGAGCGGCCCTCGAAGTCCAGCAGCCCGCACTCGTCCTCCAGATGGGTCATGGTGGCGCGGGTGCGGGTGTGCAGCTGGGCCAGGGCCATGAGTTCGTCCAGGCGCGCGTCCAAGAGGTTGGAGACCCACACCCGGGCCGGGCGCTGCAGGCTGGGCCGCCACTGGGTGAAGATCCGCAGGGTGTGGGCGGTGCCGGGCAGGCGGATCAGGCCGGACAGGATCCGGATGTGGCGCTGGCCGTGCTCGGGCGTGGTGACGGTGACCACGTGCGGGTGGCGGGTGCTGTGCTGGTAGAGGAACTGCCGCGCCCCGCCGGGGCTGTGGGCGCCCAGGTGCGCGGCGGTGGTGCGGGCGGTGGCCGGGCACACCCCCATGCCCGGCGGCACCGAGACCACCATGGCGCGCCCCTGGCGGTGCAGCTGCTCGATGAGCTGCGCGACGTCCGTGTGGTCGCTCATGTCGGCCACCACCGGCGCCGGGGTGTGCCGGGTGCGCCGGGCCAGGGTGGCCGCCAGGTCCGCGGCGTGCGCCCACAGCGGCCGGTGCCGGGCCAGGGCCGGGATCCGGGCGCGCTCGCGCAGCCGCTCGTCGGCGTTCCACTGCTCGGGCAGCATCAGCCGCCAGTCCACCGGCAGCTGCAGCTCGCCCAGGGACAGGAACACCCCGATGCCCAGCTGGCAGTTGATGGTGCGCCCGGCCTCGGGCACGAAGCGGCGGTGCACCCCGCAGGAGTGCCCGCCGCGCTTGGGCAGCACCGCGGTGGCGATGATCCACGCCCGCGGGGCGCCCCGCTGCTCCACATACCGGGTCAGCTCCTTGCGGGCCGGGTCCCACTCCCAGGGACTGGCGTTGATGAACTGCTGCAGCGACTGCGAGGCGGTGGGCGAATCGGAGATCGCCGCCGCCAGGCGCCGCACCGACTTCTTGCCCGGCGTCGAGAGCAGTCCCTGCAGATACCCCTGCGCCCAGCGCCGCTGATCGGCGCGCGGCAGATGCCCGAAGAGCGCCGCGGCGAACGCCGGCAGCGGATCACTGCCCCCCGCCGCTGACGCCACCCCCACCTGCTGCTGTCCGGCCATGGTCGTTCCCCTCCGTGACGTGTCCGACCCAAAAAGCGTAGCGAACGTTCGCTTTGTTTTCGAGAGCGGGGAGCGCACCGGTGCGACTTGGTGAACTCCGGCGCCCGGCACGGGACTTCACGCCCGCGCGGGCACCCCCCGGCCCCGCGCGCCGCCGCCCGCGCCCCGCCCCGCGGGCCCCTGCACGCCGCCCCGGCACCCTGCCCGCACCGCCCCCTCCCGCCCCGCCGCCCGGTGGGCCGTGCGGTCCCGGCGGGTGGGGGTGGTGTGGGGCTTCGGGGGATTCGCGGGAGAGTCCGGGCCTTCGGTGTCCGGTCGGACGAAAGGGCGAAAAACTGTGGAAAGAGGGGGAGTGGGGAGGGAAAAAGAACCCTGCGGCTTTCCCACGTTGGCGTTGTGGTGGCTCTCTTCGCGTCGGAGGCTCAAAGTCCGGTACGTCGGTCGCGGGGAAGGGAGGCTTCGGTGGCGCACAGGCGGGTGCACACGGCGCCCGGGCCCGCACCGGCGGTGCCCGCCGCCCCGGGCCGGACCGGCAGCCCCCCGCTCCCGCCCCCGTACCCGGCCCGCCCGCCGCATCCGCCGCATCCGCTGCATCCGGCGTGTCCGCCGCATCTGCCGCACCCGCCGCATCCGCCGCACCCGGCGTGTCCGGCGCCTTCGCCGTGTCCGGCGGGGCCGGCGGCCGGACACGCCGGCCCGCCCGCGGCGCCCGCGGCTCCGCCCGGACCGCCCGCGGCCCCGCGCGGGCGCCCCGCGGGGCGCCGGTCCCCGGCCCGCGGCGGGCGGGCACCGGGGCCCGCGGCGGCGGGGCGCGGGCCGGGCCCGCCGCCCGGCCGCGCGGGCCCGCCGTCCGCGCCGGCCGTGCGCCCCGCTCCGACCGCTCATGTACCGCCTTCACCCCCCTGCGCCGGTCTGTGGTGCGCGGGGGTGTCCCACGTCCCCAAGGGAGTCGACAGTGAAACAGGAACGCGCCGCACGCACCCGCGAGGCTCTGGTGCAGGCCGCCGCCGAGGCCTTTGACCGGGCCGGTTTCCACGGCACCTCCCTGGGCCGGATCAGCAAGGCGGCGGGCATCTCCATGGGCGCGCTGACCTTCCACTTCCCCACCAAGGACGAGCTGGCCGACACCGTGCAGCTGCGCGGGCTCACCGTCACCCGCGACGCCGTCCAGCGGCTGCTGACGGGCCGTGAGGCGGCCCTGGAGACGGTCGTGGACCTCACCCTGGAGCTGGCCGCGCTGCTCCAGGAGGAAGCGGTGGTGCGCGCCGCCGCCCGCCTGACCCGCGAGCGCGAGAGCGCACCGCAGGGCGCGCCGTGGCCCTCCTCCTGGCTGCCGGCCGTGGAGGGGCTGCTGGAGGCCATGCCCGCGGGCCAGCTGCGCGCGGGCTGCGACCCGCGCACCGTCCTGGCCCTGGTCGGGCACCTGGTGGCCGGGGTGGAGTCCTACCTGCGCAGCTGCGCCGCCCAGGGCTGCGACACCTGCAAGAGCGCCCCCGAACAGCTGGCGCGGATCTGGGAGCTGGCCCTGTACGGCATCCGGTGCGGGCGCCAGGGGTAGGCGGCTGCGTCTTGCGCAAGTCGGCGTTGCCGCACCGCCCGTGGCCGCCGAGGGTGGGAAGCACCCCCTGCTGCCGGTGTCTTTGCAAGGAGCTGCCCCGTGGCGGACACAGACGTCGTCGCCCCCGCCGAGCCCGAGCCCCCCGCACCCCCCGCCCCCGCCCCCGCCGCCCCGCCCGCGGCCGCCGGCCCCCACCCGGAGACGGACCCGGAGACGGCGACGGACCCGGCCCCGGAGAGGGAGGCGGGCACGGGCACTGATGCGGGGGCACGGCGGCGGGACGGGCTGCTGCTGGTGGTGGTGATGGGCGGCACCTTCCTGGCGGTCATGGACGGGTTCATCGTCAACGTGGCGCTGCCGGCCGTGCGCGCGGGGGTGGGCGCCAGCTTCGCCCAGGCCGAACTGACCGTCTCCGGCTATCTGCTGGCCTACGGCCTGTTCCTGGTCGCCGGCGGCCGCCTGGGCGACCTGTGGGGCCCCCGGCGGCTGTTCCTGGCGGGCCTGGCCCTGTTCACCGCCGCCTCCCTGGCCTGCGGCCTGGCCGCCTCGGCGCCCGCGCTGATCGCCTTCCGCGCCGTGCAGGCCCTGGGCGCCGCCCTGTTCTACCCCCAGGTCCTGTCCGTGCTGCAGACCGCGTTCACCGGCCGCCGCCAGGTGCGCGCCTTCGCTATGTTCGGCGCCACCATCGGCGGCGCCTCGGTGGCCGGCCAGCTCCTGGGCGGCCTGCTCCTGCACGCCGACCTGTTCGGCCTGTCCTGGCGCCCCGTCTTCCTGCTCAACGTGCCGCTGGGGCTGCTGCTGTTGCTGGGCGCCGCCCTGACCCTGCCCCCCGCCCGCCGCCCGCCGCACAGCACCGGCCGCCGCGGCCGGCGCGGCGGGCGGGGCGGGCGGGGCGCGGCACTGGACGGGACGGGCACGCTGCTGCTGGCCGGGACCCTGGTGTCGCTGCTGGTGCCGCTCACGCTCGGGCACGGGGCCGGCTGGCCGGTGTGGAGCCTGGTGCTGCCGGCGGCCGCGCTGCCGGGGGCCGCCCTGTTCTGGCGCCACGAGCGGGCGCTGGCCCGCCGGGGCGGGCAGGCGGTGGTGGACCCGGGCCTGTTCAGCGGGGGCCGCTTCGGCGCGGGCAGCGCGCTTGCCGTCGCCTTCTTCGCCGGGAACGCGGGCCTGTTCTTCCTGCTCACCCTGCACCTGCAGACCGTCCTGGGCTACGGCGCGCTGCGCGCGGGACTGTGCTTCATGCCGCTGGCGGTGATGTTCGTGCTGGCCTCACTGGGGGCCCCGCGGCTGCAGGAACGTATCGGCCCCCGGCTGCTCGTGGCCGGCTACGCCCTCAACGCCGCGGGCACGCTGGCGCTGCTGGCCGCCGCGGTGGCGGACCGGACCCACACCGCGGTGCTGCCGGCCTGCCTGGCCGTGATCGGCTTCGGGCAGGGCCTGGGGGTCAGCCCGCTGTTCGCCGCCGCCCTGGAGCAGGTGCCCGCCCGGCTCGCGGGCGCGGCCTCGGGGGTGCTGGAGACCGCCGCCCAGCTCGGCATGGCACTCGGCGTCACCCTGACCGGCCTGGCCTTCGCCGCCCGCGGCGGCGGACACCCGGCGGACCCGGCGGCGTTCGGGGCCGGCCTGGCGGTGGCCGCGCTGCTGGCCCTGACCGCGCTGGCCCTGGCGCCCCGCCTGCTGCACCCCGCCCCCGGCCCGGCCCGCGCGCCCGGCCCGCACCGGTGAACGGCCCCGCCCCGCCGCCCGCCCCGCGGCCCGCGGCGCGGCCTGCCGTGCGCGGCGGGCGGCTGCCGTCGCTGACCGGGATGCGGTTCGCCGCGGCGCTGCTGGTGTTCTGCT is a window from the Streptomyces spectabilis genome containing:
- a CDS encoding GNAT family N-acetyltransferase, with protein sequence MTEIRTPRLLLRGWQDDDLVPMADIHADLRVMRWIGDGSVRDLERTAEDIERWEQEWDEEGFGLFAVELLASGELIGFAGLSVPEALAQVLPGVAVGWRIGSQFWGQGYASEAAHATLEFALQDRGLDRVISVSRVGDSASENVIRKLGMVPEREMAHPVYGYPVRVHGIDLTEFQA
- a CDS encoding NAD(P)H-binding protein, whose amino-acid sequence is MRVVVAGASGTVGRLVVEMLEARYEVRALTRDPRAAARAGVGGEKVRADFADRRSLERALAGGDALLLITSDPLRPDHDERVLRAAVRAGVGHVVKLSALAVTDPGAGDVITCWQRACEERLRACGLPWTLLRPRAFMSKALGWAPSVRRQGVVRAVYGASVNACVDPADVAAVAARVLTAPGHAGRCYELTGPGPVCAREQTAVLARVLGRPLRFEELDVQEAWRLWRARYPEPYARALLESAERQRAGAKAGVSQAVRQVTGRAPADFADWARRHARFFR
- a CDS encoding SDR family NAD(P)-dependent oxidoreductase; this encodes MITGASSGIGAAAARLFAAEGAAVVLMARRQERLRALAGEIEAGGGRALAVAGDVTVAEDAVRVVKEAVNVFGGLDAAFNNAGWATAGTRLHETDDEVFDRIVEVNLRGAWNCLKAQVTQMLAGGRGGAIVNTASVAGVVATGAAAPYVAAKHGVIGLTRAAAEEYGGRGIRVNALVVGSTRTELMDDVLAQAPALEESFVARSAQKRMARPEEVAQAAAWLCSGRASFVTGAAMAVDGGWTAA
- a CDS encoding IS701 family transposase, with the protein product MAGQQQVGVASAAGGSDPLPAFAAALFGHLPRADQRRWAQGYLQGLLSTPGKKSVRRLAAAISDSPTASQSLQQFINASPWEWDPARKELTRYVEQRGAPRAWIIATAVLPKRGGHSCGVHRRFVPEAGRTINCQLGIGVFLSLGELQLPVDWRLMLPEQWNADERLRERARIPALARHRPLWAHAADLAATLARRTRHTPAPVVADMSDHTDVAQLIEQLHRQGRAMVVSVPPGMGVCPATARTTAAHLGAHSPGGARQFLYQHSTRHPHVVTVTTPEHGQRHIRILSGLIRLPGTAHTLRIFTQWRPSLQRPARVWVSNLLDARLDELMALAQLHTRTRATMTHLEDECGLLDFEGRSYPGWHHHMTLVSAAYAYSRLCAPASAAAPPLPRTA
- a CDS encoding TetR/AcrR family transcriptional regulator, translating into MKQERAARTREALVQAAAEAFDRAGFHGTSLGRISKAAGISMGALTFHFPTKDELADTVQLRGLTVTRDAVQRLLTGREAALETVVDLTLELAALLQEEAVVRAAARLTRERESAPQGAPWPSSWLPAVEGLLEAMPAGQLRAGCDPRTVLALVGHLVAGVESYLRSCAAQGCDTCKSAPEQLARIWELALYGIRCGRQG
- a CDS encoding MFS transporter — protein: MADTDVVAPAEPEPPAPPAPAPAAPPAAAGPHPETDPETATDPAPEREAGTGTDAGARRRDGLLLVVVMGGTFLAVMDGFIVNVALPAVRAGVGASFAQAELTVSGYLLAYGLFLVAGGRLGDLWGPRRLFLAGLALFTAASLACGLAASAPALIAFRAVQALGAALFYPQVLSVLQTAFTGRRQVRAFAMFGATIGGASVAGQLLGGLLLHADLFGLSWRPVFLLNVPLGLLLLLGAALTLPPARRPPHSTGRRGRRGGRGGRGAALDGTGTLLLAGTLVSLLVPLTLGHGAGWPVWSLVLPAAALPGAALFWRHERALARRGGQAVVDPGLFSGGRFGAGSALAVAFFAGNAGLFFLLTLHLQTVLGYGALRAGLCFMPLAVMFVLASLGAPRLQERIGPRLLVAGYALNAAGTLALLAAAVADRTHTAVLPACLAVIGFGQGLGVSPLFAAALEQVPARLAGAASGVLETAAQLGMALGVTLTGLAFAARGGGHPADPAAFGAGLAVAALLALTALALAPRLLHPAPGPARAPGPHR